The genomic interval tCTATTTCTTTTACACAACACATGGGCAAAAACGAAAAGgaacatttcttttcttttaatcatTAAAGGAACATTTTTTAAAGTGTCCAATAGGATCCCACCTCAAATCTTTTATCATAGATGCCTGTAAATTTCTGCGTATCCATCACTAGGATTAGTCACCTATCCCATCTAACGTCCATGGCTAAACAGAGCAGTGTAACAATTTTACTTATGTATTGACATCTTTTcatcaaaaaaatataattctcaGAAAAAGATAGTTAAAAGATGTATGTCTAACTGTCTAAGCAAACTGATATAACAGTTTTACATCTTTGGAAAAAAAAAGCATGTGGTATGCTAGTTTtgaacaaaaatatatataatagatttaaaaaagattaaaaaaaactatatattacatccttttaataataaattaaactgATAATGATTGGAGAAGGATGCCCTTTTAACcgtaaaatttttttttgcccATTGGCATCCGACCAAGTCAGCATCTATCTCCTTGTCAGCATGACAACGACATGCAGCGCTTATCTAAATCCGAACGGACATCTTTAGATTTTATTCCTGAAACCGTAAGAGAGACAACCGCAAATCTACGAAGACATTTCCAGATATAACACTTCACTTGTGCTCTCTTTTGGCAAAGCCAGAATCAAAACACAACTCACTCAAGAAACCACAATAAGCAATCTACACAACAGAAACAAAACACGCGAGCTGAAAATTAAACACGACAACACAAAAGAGTAGGTTTTTTAAGACTCATACAACAACGATAGAGAAGAAAATGacggagagaagagaggaacctCCAAAATTGAAGCAATGGAATCCAGTCACTGTGAAGAAGAAGGTTAAAATCTCTTAATTAGAATAATAGGAAATGGTCGATCGAAATGAGGAATTTACCATGGAGGTGTGGAGATTGGTGATCGCGATTCCTCTTCTTACTGCTCTGTGTGTCAATTGCGAGAATTAGAGGAAGCAGAGGGCGGCGGCTTGTCTGCGACGCCGTCGTGCTCCTCTTCGCCCTGAAACCGCGCCGGGATCCGGAACCCTGAGAAGCCGGCACCGGGTGCAAATCCAATGGAGGACATCGACGGAGGTTGCATCTGGTGATGGGTGGCGGCATCGACAGGGCTGCCCCAGGCGCGGACAGTGGGGGCGTTGCTGGACTGAAGGGGTCCCCTCTGAGAAAAAAGTTGGGTTTGGCCGAACACAGAGTGCAGCGGCACGGCCAGTGGCGGCGGAAAGCTGAAAACATATCCAGGACCGCCGCCGCTCGTCTCCATCAGATTCCATGGAACAATGCGCTGGCTCTGTTCGGCCCAGCCGGCGGAGACTGCAGCGTCGAAGGCGAATTGGGCGGAGGGCGGGAAATGACTACTGTGGGTGGGCGGAGCTGAGCTCTGATGGAATTGGACGTGGTGATGGGCGGGTTCTGGATTGTGAAGAATCGGATCTTGGAAAGACTGGAGGGAGAGGCGGAGGTCCTTGATTTGACCGTCAGCTCGCGAAGGGAGATCCgaagagtaggcttggaagccgATGGAAGGGCTAGAAGACGGCGAGGTGGCCGCGGGAGTTGCAGCTGTCGGGAAGAAGGATTTGATTGTGTCCGCAATGGAGTCAGTGTCCATGGATGGCGGCAGAAAACTGGCACTTACATTTTCTCCTCCACCGCCGTCCCTGGTGAAGTATAAAGCAGTAGCAGCGTCGACGGGGTGCTCAGTGCCGAGGGGCTGATCTGAAGATGTCTGGGGAAGGATATGCCGGTGAGAGGAGGCGGCGGCAACAGTAGCGGTTGGGATCCAGGGCGGCAGCTCGGCGAGCTCGTCGATGGCGGCCTTGGCGTTCTTGATGAGCCAATCGACGGCCTTGCTGGGGCGGTCGTAGCCGAGGCGGTCCTGCACGTCGTAGAACTGGATGGCCGTATGGGCGGAGAGGCGCACACGGCGGTCGCGGGGGCCCTTGGCGGTGCACACCTTGCTGTGGCGGTCCTTGCGTCCTGTGGAGCGCACAATATGGCCCCCGTGCACCTCCACGATTTCCCCCACCGCAGCACCCTTCTCCCTGCTTCCATACCTCGACGGCGTCTGCGGCAGCCGCGGCGGCTGGTGGCGGAGGAAGGAGAGCTGGCCGTAGCCGACGGCGTCACCCTCCCCCATCCGCTCAGGAAGGAGCGCATACTCGGAGGAGGAAGCCGTGGCAGCAGCTAAAGAAGAAGACGACCCCCAAAAAGAAGAACCTTGTTTATCGAAGTGGAATTGGTGGAGTTGGAAGCCGCCAAGCGACCtagcaacttcttcttcttcttcttctttctggaaTTCCTGTTGCTCTCCCGAATCTCCTCTTTCGCTTTCGTTTGCCTCTGCAGGAATTTGAAGATAAAGAGTTCTCCTCGGATCCAgatccttctcctccttcccacCTCCCTCTTCCAGTTTCTGATTATCTTACCAACCAATGTTACTGAACTTGCGCTGTGTTTGTTGCCTAATTAGCGCGTAACTCCTCTCCTCTTGCTGGTGGTGCTGATGCTTGGCCTCGTCTTGCTCCTCCTGCTTCCAAATTCTTTGGCCATCCAAGGCACATGCTTCCTTCACCAAAAACCACCACCTCAGCTCTAAAACCTTAAACCACCACCATCCACttcagaataaataaataaataaataaataaatatactataatcaatcaattaatcaaacAACATAAGAGCACCAAAGCAAAGCGCTTCTCACACCTGGTTTCTCTATTAGGCAAGGCGAAGAGCACAGGTGAGAGCGAGAGAGAGACGGATTAGATCTCGGTCATCACAATGTAgtatccaagaagaggagaaaatCAAAGCACAGGAGCTGTGCAACGGCCTCCAGGGTACATGGAAGAGGACTGGAAGGGGAAAGGGAGGGTTTATGTTTTAGTTGGAACTTGGAAGAGAAGGACGGATGAACGATGCTCGAGTGTGGGCCTGAGCCTATTGTTTGAAAGAAGAACCCAAGCTGTCGATGCCAGTCTtggacagagagagagagaggtgaaGGGAGGCAGACAAGCGTCAGATCGATCCTGATGATCTCACACTCCATCCCAAAAGCAGACCCCAAACCAAATGCCCGTCTCCCTCCGTCGTTCTTATATTTACTGAATCTTTACACCTTTTTGAGTTTTCACCGGCTTCGCCAAAAGACAAGCCACCTTTTTTCCCCCATGCCTCGGACTAATCTCCTTGTCCATGAAATTTACCTGCATGCAAAGTGTAACTCGGCGAGCAATTATCTTCTGCCTTCTTACGCCACAACATGCCAACTTGGATTCAGATCCCTCCTGCTTTCCATCATTCAAACCAAGTAGAGAAAGTTATAATTGTTGACGACAAAGACAGCACGCCATTCGGACAAGATGATGGAGATGATGACTGCTACATTACTATACGTGTTATATTCATATCACATCGTTGTTGATaaatattgttatatttatgGGTCGATGGTGGAGGTTCAGTACTGAAGGCAGTGACTAATGGAGATCGATGGGGTTGTCTCCCTTTTCGACAGCTCATTGTGGGTTTGAAAAAACTAGGATGTTGTCTGTAGGACATTGAGATAGGTTCTCGCACAATCGGCTGCCACCACATTCCCTTCCCTATGAGTGACCAAGCTGATTTAGTACAAGGGGACCCCTAGGGTACTCCTACAGCAGCACGTTGCAAGGGTCACACAGCACATGTGTCGTCCTCCTATCGGTTATCCGAGACCCGTCATTGTTAGCGAGGCGCTTGTTGATAGATATGAAGGATATCTCAGTAGTTGACAATTAATCTGGTGTGCATCTAGATTGCGCGATCCTCCACTTCTTTGATTTCCTAGCTAAGCAAAGTGGTGTAATGTAACAGAGATGACTTTACCACGTGATAGGGTCCCTAACGGGATCGACAAGGTTAACACAACACGGCCCTCTCTAGGACTCAGTCAACATAATTCTCTCCGATCCAAGATGACACTTGAGTCTAATTAGTCGATTTGGACCTGAACTCGAATCATTTTCGTCGGCTCCGACCAAGTCCAACCCAAATTAATCTGAGTCACATCTTGGTCAGCCGTCTTTCTAGAAGGACGCATCCATTATAACACGATGTCAGCCGAACGTTACAAAGCCTTCTCTCCACCCCTTAAtgatatcaattaaaaaaaacaaaggttgaccaatatattttattattattctcttaCTTTCACCTTCATATTCttcttttgctattttttttaatcaatccgTATGTATTTGAACGTCTGAGGAACCATGTCAAGATATGTCTCATCCCCTTCTAACCTCTTGTTAATCTCTCTAAGAGAAGCTGACCTCACTAAAGACTGACCTCACTAGTGTTGGGAACCCAATATGGTACGTGCCAAAATACGTTTCAAAAAACatacataacaaaaataaaaacataataattcctaattattatatTACATACACCACATGCGTACAAGGATATAACATGACAAgatatgatcataaaataaaatttcttaaaataacttttacTCTAGGTATACTTGACGGATGATAAGAAGTGGAAAGGACATCAACTAGCAAACCCAACAGAGTTTGCGTCTACTCATATCCACGTTGAGTTGTCATTGAGACGACTTCATGAAGCCATGAGTCGTTCGTCTCCAATAGGTACTAGTCAAGCGTGAAGACGAAGCAATCCAAGAGGACTCTCATGATACGATCTGGTGGACGTCGCGACACCGAAATCATCGACATGAATTTTTCAGTACCGAAATCATCAACACTGAAGTTGTTGGCACCGAATTCATCGTCACCAACTTTAGTGGGTAGAGATGGCTGATGGTAACTTTTGGACGGTAAGAGCTTGGGTGGCGGctagggagaggaagaagaggatgagaagcaatccttgtaaaataccaaaaaaaatgacgaataatgaggagggaattttctggaatttttagaaatttttatggaatttttcagagctcgtatgatcGAGTTTACGGGGCTAAAAATGGGGCCCAGGAAAACCTGTTTAGTTTActtatttaagtgaggaaaagttatatttttcctatttcttttctttttctatttttattctttatttcCATCTTTCCTTCGTTTCTCCGCCTTCTTCCCCGTGTGCTTGAGGCTTTGTCgtgccttctcctcctccttgccctaaccgccttcctccctctcctcttaTCGCGCCGCACACCTTCGCCCTTCTCTACGCGCCGTCGGCCGACCAAGCCAGTGCTGGTCCTAATTTCCGACGAGCCACAGCCGCATAGCCACCGGTGTCGATTCCCCTCTTATTTGCACCAACGCCCCTTTTCTCCATCGCGAAACCGCGCGGTCCGATGACGTCGGCCTCCACCTCACGAGCATCGCCGACCGGTTGAGAACGGGCCCAAGCATCAGCACTGATCTATCATTGTCTCATTCgtgttgtgccctagccgccgtgcTCTAGTGCCGTTGATACCATCTCCATCCGACGCCGGCCTTTTTCCTCTCCTGATCCACCGTTGCCGGTACTTAGACGCCGTCACCTCTTTGTGTGAGGTCAGATTGAACGCCACAACCACTGCAAACCCCTCATCTATAGCGTCACCAAAGGTTCTCTTCGGATTACTGCAACACACGAGTTATTCTTCGGCCAAAGGGAGGGTCCGAGACCTAGATTTGGCCAAGGTTGTGGTGATTAGCTTTCTGATGGTTGCCTCTTCCGTCCGTGCCCTGAAAATCGAGTGACTGCCGATGAGCCTTTTTCTGCCGACCTCAACAACCCCTTGCGGTGACTTTGCTTGAGAAAGGAACTGCCGACACATAGGTAAGAGATTTTGATTTTTAGTCTTGAGGTGTAGAGGTTTGAGAATACGGGAGGTGGTGTTTACTGGGAATGATGCATCTTGGCAGTGGCCCTTGCAGAGTTGGTAACTGAGTTTCAGTGGTAGAGATCCGACAACCATCCTTCTTGGTAGAGCTCCGACAGCTATGGTGTATTGGGTTAAACAAGGTATGAGTACTGCAATTTCTAGCTTAATCTGAATGAATGCTAGTAGGGTAGCTAATTATGTGGTGGCAGAATTATTACGGTTAAATGGAGATTTATTATCAGATTGGGAATGTTGATTCAAGGTAAGCTATGTGTGGAGTTTTGGCTGtatttttatgaggatttggaggATATGCATTTGTATCGGATTATGTTGGAGATGATGTAACCTGCAGTGGCTTGGTTAGTTGTGAATTTAGGTAATTTATGATGGATCGATTAAGGTTTTTCTCTAATTgagttgggttggatttagctagttgctgtttataaaattagctaaattgtatatcacatTACTTGCAGGACTTtggttcgagacgagcgtctcgatgtgGGAGTTACGATGTGGGAGTTACATTGGCATGATCTACATTTaaggtgggtaccttgacttatctttttgatatgtcttgttgatatgtctagtaggtcatagcttttagtaataattatgttcgtcattgtttcggtatgtcacttttggatacctgtaacatgcttgtttgcttacctgatatgtattttatgctagtacccacatgattatatatatatatatgctcagagaagtagtgatataccatgcttgttatgttcaggacctaggtttttgatatcctatctgacctgtgtactttagatcttcatatttgaccatcgatattatgatactcattttatgtatatggatatggttatgctgatcagtttattgtcatgcttagtgtcatgcatcatgattgcatgctgcgcgattgtcggctccactatggttgagcacatcgccagttacataaactgcacacaccaccactcatggattagtggtatatcaggcaggtgtgtggcggttctgctgtttggctccgttggtcaggtgagcagacagttccgctctgtttggctccgctggcatttagtgtagcagcgtagtagccgacagacggtggactctgtttggctccgttggtcaggtgactcagcgtggtagccggcagagatacctccccgttatcgtataccgggagatgagagcattgagctcccccatttatgatttggggtcagaggacaggagtactccgacagcatcccgtccactcactcactcatcaggtgtagtgatggtagagtgcacggttgtcacagccctacccactcggtctcactattgtgtgtgagatgactgactggcgtcagggatgaccaggacgcatcattggcatcatacacatttatgcatttactgcttgtgtttgctgcacttatatgctgaatttggatggatgcatataggatttatgacacttccggtctgatgacctgattattctgataggtggccctagtgagtacagtactcttcagccttttctattatgcattaccttcttttgttcaggagactgtactccatagttattactatttgttatagtttactatacatgtcaactaggtatctgctgagttgttgaactcacccccgtggacactatcttttttcaGGTATTAGATTATTTATGgagacgcttggagtatcctggctgccggtccccacgtcacatcagaagacctgtctctgcctttgtttattgttatttttggtatatgtatttgtgtacttagctttgtgttccggttttgtgttcggagtgttgttttggttgtgtggtgtaagcctagccggctagcagtgttttatttggttttgtatgggcttgtattttatttttatccgctgtattggttttgtttcagccgtgtaggctgatgatatatatataactgcgtggttgtgtgtatattccagccgcctgtggctgatgtatattatgcctgtagaaatgcttcagattgtcacccgtacaggggaggtgttgccgaaatttcttcggacagggactcctctagggcgtgacaacCCTAATCAAATTAGAGTTTtctcttaaaaaataaaatcatttctCTCTTTTCCTCATACAGGAGTATTTATACACCTCTACATGACCTAGGGAACAAGTCATCTCCCAAACC from Zingiber officinale cultivar Zhangliang chromosome 6B, Zo_v1.1, whole genome shotgun sequence carries:
- the LOC121989390 gene encoding transcription factor PCF5-like, whose product is MGEGDAVGYGQLSFLRHQPPRLPQTPSRYGSREKGAAVGEIVEVHGGHIVRSTGRKDRHSKVCTAKGPRDRRVRLSAHTAIQFYDVQDRLGYDRPSKAVDWLIKNAKAAIDELAELPPWIPTATVAAASSHRHILPQTSSDQPLGTEHPVDAATALYFTRDGGGGENVSASFLPPSMDTDSIADTIKSFFPTAATPAATSPSSSPSIGFQAYSSDLPSRADGQIKDLRLSLQSFQDPILHNPEPAHHHVQFHQSSAPPTHSSHFPPSAQFAFDAAVSAGWAEQSQRIVPWNLMETSGGGPGYVFSFPPPLAVPLHSVFGQTQLFSQRGPLQSSNAPTVRAWGSPVDAATHHQMQPPSMSSIGFAPGAGFSGFRIPARFQGEEEHDGVADKPPPSASSNSRN